The following proteins are encoded in a genomic region of Vibrio spartinae:
- the parC gene encoding DNA topoisomerase IV subunit A, with product MATEISFDGVEQLPLRKFTEDAYLNYSMYVIMDRALPYIGDGLKPVQRRIIYAMSELGLSASSKYKKSARTVGDVLGKYHPHGDSACYEAMVLMAQPFSYRHPLVDGQGNWGAPDDPKSFAAMRYTEAKLSRFAEVLLSELGQGTVEWQPNFDGTMNEPQMLPARLPHILLNGVTGIAVGMATDIPPHNVREITDAVIHLIDKPQAGLDEIMGYVQGPDYPTEAEIVSVRTDIEKIYRTGRGSIKMRAVWHKEGGDIVITALPHQVSGAKLLEQIASQMRAKKLPMVEDLRDESDHENPTRIVIVPSKKRIDCDVLMNHLFVSTDLEKSFRVNLNMIGLDNRPQVKGLVEILSEWLEFRRNTVKRRLQYRLDKVLARLHILEGLLVAYLNLDEVIEIIRNEDEPKAVLMARFGISEIQADAILDTRLRHLAKLEEYKISAEQEALEKEQNQLEQLLGSERRLNTLLKKELKADAEKYGDERRSPLVERAEAKALTERELVPSEPITVILSDKGWIRHAKGHDIDCQGLNYKSGDQYLTHACGKSNQQAVFFGSDGRSYSLEAHTLPSARSQGEPITGRLNVAEDTQIRQVVMGDEDQLWLVGSDAGYGFVCKGSDFLSKNRSGKALVNLPDNALIMTPQPLNHLESDEILAITNQGRMLLFPIKDLPQLGKGKGNKIINIPSAKAKEREEFVSHLMVLPQGAAMTIYAGKRKLGLKQDDLENFRGERGRRGALLPRGLQRVTRIHIEEVAAEENGQTSGSDDA from the coding sequence ATGGCAACAGAAATCAGTTTTGACGGAGTAGAACAGCTGCCGTTACGTAAATTTACGGAAGACGCATACCTGAACTACTCGATGTACGTCATTATGGACCGTGCACTGCCTTACATTGGTGACGGTCTGAAACCCGTTCAGCGCCGTATCATTTATGCGATGTCGGAGCTTGGGCTATCGGCTTCGTCCAAATATAAAAAGTCGGCACGGACCGTCGGGGACGTGTTGGGTAAATATCATCCTCATGGTGACTCGGCCTGTTATGAAGCCATGGTTCTGATGGCTCAACCTTTCTCTTACCGTCACCCGCTGGTGGATGGTCAAGGGAACTGGGGGGCGCCGGATGATCCGAAATCTTTTGCCGCGATGCGTTATACCGAAGCCAAACTGTCTCGTTTTGCGGAAGTTTTATTGAGTGAACTCGGGCAAGGCACGGTTGAATGGCAGCCGAACTTTGATGGCACCATGAACGAGCCACAAATGCTGCCGGCTCGTTTACCACATATCTTATTGAATGGCGTGACAGGGATCGCTGTGGGGATGGCGACTGATATCCCACCACATAATGTCCGGGAAATCACAGATGCTGTCATTCATCTCATCGATAAACCTCAGGCGGGCTTAGATGAGATCATGGGCTATGTTCAGGGACCGGATTATCCGACGGAAGCGGAAATCGTCTCTGTGCGTACCGATATTGAAAAAATATATCGAACCGGCCGCGGTAGTATCAAAATGCGGGCGGTTTGGCACAAAGAAGGCGGTGATATTGTCATCACTGCGCTGCCTCATCAAGTTTCCGGTGCGAAACTGTTAGAGCAAATTGCCAGCCAGATGCGCGCGAAGAAATTGCCGATGGTCGAAGATCTGCGCGATGAGTCTGACCATGAGAATCCGACGCGGATCGTGATTGTACCGAGTAAGAAAAGAATCGATTGTGACGTCCTGATGAATCATCTGTTCGTTTCGACTGATTTAGAAAAAAGCTTCCGTGTGAACCTGAATATGATTGGTCTGGATAATCGTCCTCAGGTGAAAGGTTTAGTGGAAATCTTGTCCGAATGGCTTGAATTCCGCCGCAATACGGTCAAGCGTCGCTTGCAGTACCGACTGGACAAAGTTCTGGCAAGATTACACATTCTTGAAGGTTTGTTGGTTGCCTACCTGAATCTCGATGAAGTCATTGAGATTATCCGCAACGAAGATGAGCCGAAAGCCGTTCTCATGGCTCGTTTCGGGATTTCTGAAATTCAGGCGGATGCGATTTTGGATACGCGCTTACGTCATTTAGCGAAACTGGAAGAATACAAAATCAGTGCTGAGCAAGAAGCGCTGGAAAAAGAGCAAAATCAATTAGAACAACTGCTTGGTTCGGAGCGTCGTTTGAATACGCTGCTGAAAAAAGAGCTGAAAGCCGATGCTGAGAAATATGGGGATGAGCGTCGTTCTCCATTGGTTGAAAGAGCTGAAGCCAAAGCATTGACAGAAAGAGAACTGGTTCCGAGTGAACCGATTACGGTCATCTTGTCGGATAAAGGCTGGATTCGCCATGCCAAAGGCCATGACATCGATTGTCAGGGGCTGAATTATAAATCGGGTGACCAATACTTGACTCATGCTTGTGGGAAAAGTAATCAGCAGGCGGTGTTCTTTGGCAGTGACGGACGCAGTTATTCACTCGAAGCGCACACCTTGCCGTCAGCCCGCTCTCAGGGAGAACCGATTACCGGGCGTCTGAATGTCGCTGAAGACACACAAATTCGTCAGGTGGTCATGGGAGATGAAGATCAGTTGTGGCTGGTGGGCTCGGATGCCGGATATGGCTTTGTGTGTAAAGGGAGTGATTTTCTCTCCAAGAACCGTAGCGGTAAAGCATTGGTGAATTTGCCGGATAACGCCCTGATCATGACACCACAGCCGTTGAACCATTTAGAATCGGATGAAATTCTGGCGATCACCAATCAAGGTCGAATGTTGTTATTCCCGATAAAAGATCTGCCGCAACTGGGTAAAGGTAAAGGCAACAAGATCATTAATATTCCTTCAGCGAAAGCCAAAGAAAGAGAAGAATTTGTTTCTCATTTGATGGTTCTGCCGCAAGGCGCTGCAATGACGATCTATGCCGGTAAGCGTAAGCTCGGGCTGAAGCAGGACGATCTGGAAAACTTCCGTGGTGAACGAGGCCGGAGAGGGGCATTACTGCCGCGGGGGCTGCAACGGGTGACCCGGATTCATATCGAAGAGGTAGCGGCTGAGGAAAATGGGCAAACATCTGGCAGTGATGATGCTTGA
- a CDS encoding DoxX family protein: protein MSLPLLKKISASPWTVSIILLLSRFGLAAIFWLSGQTKIEGFAFNLISGPIDLGWPTVKDSTFALFEYEYNLPIIPYVWAAYLATIAEHLLAILLLTGLMTRFAALGIFGMTLVIQIFVYPDAYPTHATWLALSAWIMYQGAGAISLDHLLRFRRHH, encoded by the coding sequence ATGTCACTGCCATTGCTGAAGAAAATCTCGGCCTCTCCGTGGACAGTATCGATCATTTTATTGCTGAGCCGCTTCGGTCTCGCTGCAATTTTCTGGCTATCCGGACAGACCAAAATTGAAGGTTTTGCTTTCAATTTGATTTCCGGCCCAATTGATCTGGGTTGGCCGACGGTTAAAGACAGCACATTTGCCCTATTCGAATATGAATACAACCTGCCGATCATCCCTTATGTGTGGGCCGCTTATCTGGCCACCATTGCCGAGCATCTGCTGGCCATATTACTGCTCACCGGATTGATGACCCGGTTTGCCGCGCTGGGCATTTTTGGGATGACACTGGTGATTCAGATTTTTGTTTATCCGGATGCTTATCCGACACATGCCACCTGGCTGGCGCTGAGTGCCTGGATTATGTACCAGGGTGCGGGAGCGATATCACTGGATCATCTGCTGCGTTTTCGCCGCCATCACTAG
- the cpdA gene encoding 3',5'-cyclic-AMP phosphodiesterase → MDVSFYTEHLDSIKLLQMTDTHLFASDEGSLLSVNTANSFKAVVQEVIARNVDYQLILATGDISQDHSQASYQLFVDSIEPLQKPCLCLPGNHDEQHAMKTILANSQITQPRHVTVGAHWQMILLDSQVSGVPYGYISPEQLQQMDDMLRETQAKHTLILLHHHPLLVGSRWLDQHTLKNSDSFWEILLKYPHVKGVVCGHVHQVMERDYHGIQVMSTPSTCVQFKPHTDEFALDLVSPGWRELELHPDGQLTTQVGRVKQGLFLPDFSANGY, encoded by the coding sequence TTGGACGTATCGTTTTACACCGAACATCTTGATAGTATAAAACTGCTTCAGATGACCGATACTCATTTGTTTGCTTCTGATGAGGGCAGTCTGCTCAGCGTCAATACGGCAAATAGTTTTAAAGCGGTCGTGCAAGAAGTTATCGCGAGGAATGTCGATTATCAGCTCATTCTGGCGACTGGTGATATCTCTCAGGATCATTCTCAAGCATCTTACCAGTTGTTTGTTGACAGCATTGAGCCGTTACAGAAGCCTTGTTTGTGCCTGCCGGGAAATCATGATGAGCAGCACGCAATGAAAACCATTCTGGCGAATTCTCAAATCACCCAGCCGAGACATGTAACGGTGGGGGCCCACTGGCAGATGATTTTGCTTGATTCACAGGTCTCCGGAGTGCCCTATGGTTACATCAGCCCGGAGCAGCTCCAACAGATGGATGACATGTTACGTGAGACGCAAGCAAAACATACGCTTATCTTACTCCATCATCACCCGCTGTTAGTCGGCAGTCGTTGGTTGGATCAACATACGCTGAAAAATAGCGATTCATTCTGGGAGATTCTGTTGAAATACCCTCACGTTAAAGGTGTAGTATGTGGTCATGTTCATCAGGTGATGGAACGCGATTATCATGGGATTCAGGTGATGTCGACGCCTTCAACTTGTGTTCAGTTTAAACCGCACACTGATGAATTTGCGCTGGATCTGGTCTCTCCCGGCTGGCGTGAGCTGGAACTTCATCCTGACGGACAACTGACGACACAGGTTGGTCGTGTGAAGCAAGGTCTTTTCTTACCTGATTTCTCAGCAAACGGATACTGA
- a CDS encoding HvfC/BufC family peptide modification chaperone codes for MQQQFSQSILMQSDEALSQIDATSIAEKQARFTVYRNNIYHSLTEALEEIYPVCQQLVGEDFFRMLAGRFIQRYPPTSPVLSEYGEHFAEFSSTIPQLSSLPYFSELARLEYQLLQLTHAADSPVLSITDIQQHLAECADPTQSVWQLTEPCLLWQTSYAVGLIYQAHQPDSALRLQDIQWDKSEYLLLTKRERYGVFYALSADEYHLLQQLQQGITLAQASQTIVPDHFPALFTTLLQKPIIRAILPQ; via the coding sequence ATGCAACAACAATTTAGCCAGTCAATCCTGATGCAAAGCGATGAGGCCCTGTCACAAATCGACGCCACGTCAATCGCGGAAAAACAAGCACGCTTCACCGTTTACCGCAACAATATCTATCATTCACTAACCGAAGCGCTGGAAGAGATTTACCCGGTCTGCCAGCAGCTTGTCGGTGAGGATTTTTTTCGAATGCTGGCAGGACGTTTCATTCAACGTTATCCGCCAACCTCGCCAGTTTTAAGCGAATATGGTGAACATTTTGCTGAATTTTCCAGCACAATCCCTCAGCTTTCATCACTGCCTTATTTCAGTGAATTAGCCAGACTGGAATATCAATTACTGCAATTGACCCACGCAGCGGATAGCCCGGTGCTCTCCATCACCGATATTCAACAGCATCTGGCAGAATGCGCCGATCCGACACAATCGGTCTGGCAACTTACCGAGCCCTGTCTGTTATGGCAGACATCTTATGCGGTCGGGTTAATCTATCAGGCCCACCAGCCAGATTCAGCGCTCAGACTTCAAGATATCCAGTGGGATAAAAGTGAGTACCTACTACTCACCAAAAGAGAGCGCTATGGGGTTTTCTATGCGCTTTCTGCAGATGAATACCACTTACTTCAGCAGTTACAGCAAGGCATCACGCTAGCGCAAGCGAGTCAAACCATCGTGCCTGATCACTTTCCCGCGTTATTTACAACACTCTTACAGAAACCCATTATCCGCGCGATTTTGCCACAATAG
- a CDS encoding DUF1249 family protein: MAKVAMKKPYHVDLPELMRVYETNYAKLNALLPSMHSAEDVRCYQALRMNYQLEVMEVTRYTTLVKICQSDDVAVFPLPTMSVRLYHDARVAEVCSAEQVHRLKPRYDYPNDSMVQKDEKAQTNRFLGDWLTFCLKHGITRAPINIRDRSSS, encoded by the coding sequence ATGGCAAAAGTAGCAATGAAAAAGCCGTATCACGTTGACTTGCCGGAATTGATGCGGGTTTATGAAACAAACTATGCAAAATTGAATGCGTTGTTGCCATCAATGCACAGTGCTGAGGATGTGCGTTGTTACCAAGCCTTGCGTATGAATTATCAACTCGAAGTCATGGAAGTGACCAGATATACGACATTGGTCAAGATATGTCAGAGTGATGATGTGGCTGTATTTCCCCTACCGACCATGTCTGTCAGGTTATATCATGATGCGCGTGTTGCCGAGGTATGCAGTGCTGAACAGGTACACCGATTAAAGCCTCGTTACGATTATCCGAACGATAGCATGGTACAAAAAGATGAAAAGGCTCAGACCAACCGTTTTTTGGGGGATTGGCTGACCTTTTGTTTAAAGCATGGTATTACTCGTGCACCGATTAATATCCGGGATCGATCATCTTCATAA
- the nudF gene encoding ADP-ribose diphosphatase, with product MRSSRKEPTQFSAQDLQVVKKETLFNGFFKMVKYYFKYRQFEGGWSRVVEREMFVRGRAAAVLPYDPVLDQVVLIEQIRVGALENQHPWQFEVVAGIVEAGESSEDVVRREAVEEAGLNLEQIVPVTSYYPSSGGCNEMIDVYVGEVDAAKAHGVHGLDGEDEDIRVHVLSREEAYHWVKTGKIENGASIIALQWLALNWEELKTQWQK from the coding sequence ATGCGATCATCACGAAAAGAGCCGACACAATTTTCTGCTCAAGATTTGCAGGTTGTCAAAAAAGAGACACTTTTTAACGGCTTCTTCAAAATGGTAAAGTATTATTTCAAATATAGGCAGTTTGAAGGTGGCTGGAGTCGGGTTGTTGAACGGGAAATGTTTGTGCGGGGGCGTGCTGCCGCAGTGCTTCCTTATGATCCGGTGCTTGATCAGGTTGTCTTAATTGAGCAAATCCGTGTTGGCGCGCTTGAAAACCAGCATCCATGGCAGTTTGAAGTCGTTGCCGGGATTGTTGAAGCGGGTGAATCTTCGGAAGACGTGGTTCGTCGCGAAGCTGTCGAAGAAGCCGGCCTCAACCTCGAACAGATTGTTCCGGTGACGTCATACTATCCTTCATCTGGCGGATGCAATGAGATGATTGATGTCTATGTTGGTGAAGTGGACGCCGCTAAAGCGCATGGGGTTCATGGGCTGGACGGGGAAGATGAGGATATTCGTGTTCATGTGTTAAGTCGGGAAGAGGCTTATCACTGGGTGAAAACGGGTAAGATTGAAAATGGGGCCTCCATTATCGCGTTACAATGGTTGGCGTTAAATTGGGAAGAACTGAAGACACAATGGCAAAAGTAG
- the parE gene encoding DNA topoisomerase IV subunit B, with protein MTEQYNAGAIEVLNGLEPVRRRPGMYTDTARPNHLGQEVIDNSVDEALAGYASKVQVILHSDQSLEVSDNGRGMPVDIHPEEKVSGVELIMCKLHAGGKFSNKSYQFSGGLHGVGISVVNALSKRVEVTVRRDGQVYDIAFEHGDKVSDLTVTGTCGRRNTGTSVHFWPDSVYFDSGNFSVSRLINNLRAKAVLCPGLEITFEDKVNGNDYRWFYEDGLKDYLAEGVKGYTLLPEEPFTGEFKAEIEAASWAVIWQPEGGDMITESYVNLIPTVLGGTHVNGLRQGLLDAMREFCEFRNLLPRGVKLTGDDVFERCSYVLSVKMQDPQFAGQTKERLSSRQTAAFVSGVVKDAFSLWLNEKPQLAELLAEVCIANAHRRMRASKKVVRKKIASGPALPGKLTDCTVQDLSRTELFLVEGDSAGGSAKQARDREFQAVMPLRGKILNTWEVSADQVLASQEVHDISVALGIDPDNDDLDSLRYGKVCILADADSDGLHIATLLCALFTRHFPALVRAGHVYVAMPPLYRIDCGKEVYYALDDQEKDGVLERLSQKKAKINVQRFKGLGEMNPLQLRETTMDPNTRRLVQLTIDDIEATDEMMDMLLGKKRADDRRSWLQHNGDLAEV; from the coding sequence ATGACTGAACAATATAATGCTGGTGCCATTGAAGTATTGAATGGTTTAGAGCCAGTACGTCGCAGACCTGGGATGTATACCGATACCGCACGTCCGAACCATTTAGGTCAGGAGGTCATTGATAATAGTGTTGATGAAGCGTTAGCCGGTTATGCATCGAAGGTACAAGTTATTCTTCATTCTGACCAATCTCTGGAAGTGAGCGACAATGGGCGAGGTATGCCCGTTGATATTCACCCGGAAGAGAAAGTCTCAGGCGTTGAGCTGATCATGTGTAAGCTTCACGCCGGAGGAAAGTTTTCCAATAAAAGTTATCAGTTCTCCGGTGGCCTGCATGGGGTGGGTATTTCGGTCGTCAATGCCCTGTCCAAACGTGTCGAAGTCACAGTACGGCGTGACGGACAGGTCTATGATATTGCGTTTGAGCATGGCGATAAAGTCTCTGATCTGACGGTGACCGGCACCTGTGGGCGTAGGAATACAGGAACCAGCGTTCACTTCTGGCCGGATAGTGTCTACTTTGATTCCGGTAATTTTTCAGTCTCTCGGCTGATCAATAACCTGCGTGCCAAGGCGGTATTATGTCCCGGTCTTGAAATTACCTTCGAAGATAAAGTCAATGGGAATGATTACCGTTGGTTCTACGAAGACGGTCTGAAAGATTATCTGGCAGAAGGGGTGAAAGGGTATACGCTGTTGCCCGAAGAACCGTTTACCGGTGAGTTTAAAGCTGAAATCGAAGCTGCGAGTTGGGCTGTCATTTGGCAACCTGAAGGTGGTGACATGATCACCGAAAGCTACGTCAACTTGATTCCGACCGTACTCGGCGGGACACATGTCAACGGGTTGCGTCAGGGATTACTCGATGCCATGCGTGAGTTTTGTGAATTCCGCAACTTGTTGCCGCGTGGCGTCAAGCTAACAGGTGATGACGTTTTTGAGCGTTGTTCCTATGTATTGTCTGTCAAGATGCAGGATCCGCAGTTTGCCGGTCAAACCAAGGAGCGCCTGTCATCGCGTCAAACCGCAGCATTTGTTTCCGGTGTCGTCAAAGACGCATTCAGTCTATGGCTGAACGAAAAACCTCAACTGGCGGAGCTATTGGCGGAAGTCTGTATTGCCAATGCCCATCGCCGGATGCGAGCCAGTAAAAAAGTCGTCCGCAAAAAAATCGCTTCAGGGCCAGCTCTGCCGGGGAAACTGACCGACTGTACGGTACAAGATCTAAGTCGTACAGAATTGTTTTTGGTGGAAGGTGATTCTGCCGGAGGGAGCGCTAAACAGGCCAGAGATCGTGAGTTTCAGGCTGTGATGCCACTACGGGGTAAAATTCTTAACACGTGGGAAGTCTCAGCCGATCAAGTCTTGGCTTCACAGGAAGTTCATGATATTTCGGTGGCTTTGGGGATTGACCCTGACAACGATGATCTGGACAGTCTGCGTTACGGTAAAGTCTGTATTCTCGCGGATGCGGATTCAGACGGGTTGCATATCGCGACCCTATTATGCGCGCTATTTACGCGCCACTTTCCTGCATTGGTCCGTGCCGGACATGTCTATGTTGCGATGCCACCCCTTTACCGAATCGATTGTGGTAAAGAGGTTTATTATGCATTGGATGATCAGGAAAAAGATGGCGTACTAGAACGTCTGAGTCAGAAAAAAGCCAAAATCAACGTGCAGCGTTTTAAAGGACTGGGGGAGATGAATCCACTTCAGTTACGTGAAACAACCATGGATCCCAATACGCGCCGTCTTGTCCAACTCACGATCGACGATATCGAAGCGACTGATGAGATGATGGACATGCTCCTCGGTAAGAAAAGAGCTGATGACAGAAGATCTTGGTTGCAACACAACGGTGACTTGGCAGAGGTATAA
- the hldE gene encoding bifunctional D-glycero-beta-D-manno-heptose-7-phosphate kinase/D-glycero-beta-D-manno-heptose 1-phosphate adenylyltransferase HldE has product MKPILPDYNQAGVLIVGDVMLDRYWYGPTGRISPEAPVPVVKVEHNEERPGGAANVAMNIASLGGQAHIVGLTGQDEPAAVLEEKLTSLNVHCHFVALPSYPTITKLRVLSRGQQLIRLDFEDKFENIDPELVLSKMESSLPRVRSVILSDYAKGALEHVQQFIQKAKQFGVPVFIDPKGADFERYRGATLLTPNMAEFEMVVGKVHSDDELVAKGFALIEQYEFDALLVTRSEHGMTLLRRDHEPFHLPTLAKEVYDVTGAGDTVISVLAASVAAGKPLDEACALANAAAGIVVGKVGTSTVSTIELAEAIHGSQDTDFGVVSEKTLIEVVKKAQARGEKVVMTNGCFDILHAGHVSYLNHAAQLGDRLIVAVNTDESVKRLKGPGRPVNPTDRRMAVLAGLGAVDWVVPFSEDTPQRVIATILPDLLVKGGDYRPEEIAGGQEVIAAGGEVRVLNFEDGCSTSEIIEAIKGGRG; this is encoded by the coding sequence ATGAAGCCAATTCTACCTGACTATAACCAAGCAGGTGTTTTAATTGTTGGTGATGTGATGTTGGATCGTTACTGGTATGGTCCGACCGGGCGAATTTCACCGGAAGCCCCGGTACCGGTTGTGAAAGTCGAACACAATGAGGAACGTCCGGGTGGGGCAGCAAACGTTGCTATGAATATTGCATCGCTTGGCGGTCAGGCGCATATCGTCGGATTAACCGGCCAAGACGAGCCTGCCGCAGTTTTGGAAGAAAAGCTGACTTCATTAAATGTTCATTGTCACTTTGTGGCTTTACCGTCTTATCCGACGATTACCAAGTTACGTGTCTTAAGTCGTGGTCAACAGTTAATCCGTCTTGATTTTGAAGATAAATTCGAGAATATCGACCCTGAGCTGGTACTGTCCAAGATGGAAAGCTCTCTCCCTCGGGTGCGCTCTGTTATCCTGTCTGATTACGCCAAAGGTGCACTGGAGCATGTGCAGCAGTTTATTCAGAAAGCGAAACAGTTCGGTGTGCCTGTCTTTATTGATCCGAAAGGCGCCGATTTCGAACGCTATCGTGGGGCGACTCTGCTCACCCCGAATATGGCTGAGTTTGAGATGGTTGTCGGTAAAGTTCATTCAGACGATGAGCTGGTTGCTAAAGGGTTTGCATTGATAGAGCAATACGAATTCGATGCATTGTTAGTGACGCGCAGTGAGCATGGAATGACCTTGCTACGTCGTGATCATGAACCGTTTCATTTACCGACACTGGCGAAGGAAGTTTATGATGTGACGGGGGCCGGAGATACGGTGATTTCTGTTCTGGCAGCTTCGGTTGCCGCTGGCAAACCGTTGGACGAAGCCTGTGCGTTGGCAAATGCAGCCGCCGGGATCGTCGTTGGCAAAGTCGGGACATCAACGGTATCGACGATTGAATTGGCGGAAGCGATTCATGGTAGTCAGGACACCGATTTCGGGGTTGTGAGTGAGAAAACGCTGATTGAAGTTGTCAAAAAAGCACAGGCTCGTGGTGAGAAAGTCGTTATGACCAATGGGTGTTTCGATATTCTTCATGCCGGACACGTTTCTTATCTCAATCATGCGGCACAACTGGGAGATCGTCTGATTGTTGCTGTGAATACCGATGAGTCGGTGAAGCGGTTGAAAGGGCCCGGTCGTCCGGTCAACCCGACGGATCGTCGGATGGCGGTTCTGGCTGGATTGGGTGCGGTCGATTGGGTTGTCCCATTCAGCGAAGATACCCCGCAACGTGTGATTGCGACCATATTGCCCGATCTCTTGGTCAAAGGTGGCGATTATCGTCCTGAAGAGATTGCGGGTGGTCAGGAAGTGATTGCTGCTGGTGGCGAAGTGCGAGTGCTGAACTTTGAAGATGGCTGCTCGACCTCTGAAATTATTGAAGCAATTAAAGGTGGTCGTGGCTAA
- the yqiA gene encoding esterase YqiA, translated as MRKPSLLIYIHGFNSSPLSHKAMIMQQYCRDYRPDMRVIVPQLPCFPDAAAQMLSELIREKQQQYRIGLVGSSLGGYLSVWLNSQFQLKAVVINPAVRPYELLQDYLGEQVNPYTHEKYTLAACHIEELKALDIEALPDSDQFWLLQQMGDEVLDYRQAVEKFHDARQTVEQGGDHSFVGFERYAAAILEFLEL; from the coding sequence ATGCGTAAACCTTCTTTATTGATCTATATTCACGGTTTTAACAGTTCTCCTTTATCTCATAAAGCGATGATTATGCAGCAATACTGCCGTGATTATCGTCCTGATATGCGCGTGATTGTGCCACAGCTACCCTGCTTCCCTGACGCTGCCGCCCAAATGCTTTCTGAGTTGATTCGAGAGAAACAGCAACAATATCGTATTGGTTTGGTGGGAAGCTCGCTCGGGGGATATTTGTCTGTCTGGCTGAATTCTCAGTTTCAGCTCAAAGCTGTGGTCATCAATCCAGCCGTTCGCCCTTACGAATTGTTACAAGACTATCTTGGCGAACAAGTGAATCCATACACCCATGAAAAGTATACTCTGGCGGCTTGTCATATCGAGGAACTTAAAGCATTGGATATTGAGGCTCTGCCGGACTCTGACCAATTTTGGCTATTACAACAAATGGGTGATGAAGTGCTTGATTATCGTCAGGCTGTTGAAAAATTCCACGATGCCCGACAAACCGTAGAACAGGGCGGCGATCATAGTTTTGTTGGCTTTGAACGTTACGCTGCTGCTATTCTTGAATTTCTGGAACTTTGA
- the tolC gene encoding outer membrane channel protein TolC — MKKLLPLCVSITLGSLSPIVWADTLADIYDQAKQNDPQLLSAAAQRDSAYEAIKSTRGELLPQINLSTGYNIISSNKDVADSKQWSAGVTLSQALYDRNSWLNLGIAEKSARQVDSQYAQTQQNLILRVAQAYFEVLRAKDNLAFVRAEKNAVARQLEQTKQRFEVGLSAITDVHDAQAQYDSVLADEVLAENSLTNSYEAIREITGQEPHQLSSLDTERFSASKMDQTMTELVNEAQKKNLSLLTARISQDIAREKIALASSGHLPSLSLDAGYSTKHEYEQSNANYDAFDPINNVSVGVNLSVPLYTGGKITAETKQAEYGLTQASEDLEASYRSVVKNVRAYNNNINASIGAIRAYQQAVVSAKSALQATEAGFDVGTRTIVDVLDSTRRLYDANRNLSDARYDYILNVLQLKQSVGTLNEQDILAINAGLK, encoded by the coding sequence ATGAAAAAACTGCTCCCACTATGCGTCAGTATCACCCTGGGAAGTCTGTCCCCCATCGTTTGGGCAGATACCCTTGCGGACATCTATGACCAAGCCAAACAAAATGACCCCCAGTTGCTTAGCGCTGCGGCACAACGAGACTCAGCCTATGAAGCAATAAAGTCAACTCGGGGAGAACTATTACCACAAATTAACCTGTCAACAGGTTACAACATTATCAGTAGTAATAAAGACGTTGCAGACAGCAAGCAATGGTCTGCGGGTGTGACGTTATCTCAAGCGCTGTATGACCGAAACAGCTGGCTGAATCTGGGAATCGCTGAGAAATCAGCACGCCAAGTCGATTCTCAATATGCACAAACACAGCAGAACCTCATTTTACGTGTCGCTCAAGCCTACTTTGAAGTGCTGAGAGCCAAAGATAACCTTGCTTTTGTGCGTGCCGAAAAAAATGCGGTTGCTCGCCAACTGGAACAGACCAAACAACGTTTTGAAGTCGGTTTATCTGCGATTACCGATGTCCACGATGCTCAGGCACAATACGATAGTGTTCTGGCTGATGAAGTCTTAGCTGAAAATAGCCTGACCAACAGTTACGAAGCCATTCGGGAAATTACCGGTCAGGAACCTCACCAACTCAGCTCATTGGATACCGAGCGTTTCTCTGCCAGTAAAATGGACCAAACGATGACTGAGCTGGTGAATGAAGCCCAGAAGAAGAATTTATCGCTTTTGACGGCCAGAATCTCGCAAGATATTGCGCGTGAAAAAATTGCTTTAGCCAGTTCCGGGCATTTACCCAGCCTAAGTCTGGATGCCGGTTATAGTACCAAGCATGAATATGAGCAATCCAATGCGAATTATGACGCTTTCGATCCGATCAATAATGTCAGTGTGGGTGTGAACCTTTCCGTTCCGCTTTATACCGGTGGTAAAATTACTGCGGAGACTAAGCAGGCGGAATATGGTTTAACGCAAGCCAGTGAAGATCTTGAAGCCAGTTATCGTAGCGTCGTTAAAAACGTTCGTGCATACAATAACAACATCAATGCTTCCATCGGAGCCATCCGGGCTTACCAACAAGCAGTCGTATCGGCAAAATCGGCACTGCAAGCCACTGAAGCTGGTTTTGATGTTGGAACTCGGACCATCGTAGATGTCTTGGATTCAACCCGTCGCCTCTATGATGCCAACAGAAACCTGTCGGATGCGCGTTATGACTACATCCTGAATGTACTTCAGTTAAAACAGTCGGTTGGAACGCTAAACGAGCAAGATATTCTCGCTATCAATGCAGGTCTGAAATAA